From the genome of Candidatus Cloacimonadota bacterium:
TTGATACTTATCTGAAATCATTCTTTGAATCTCTCGATCTGCTTTTTAATGTAAATCAGGCAAAAGTATATTGGATTCCTGCCAAACGTTTTGGCTACTTAATGATGAGAATCCGCAACAGATATAAAGATGAAACTTTGGATTTGAAATGGGCTGGTGCAAAAGTAAGAAAGCTAATTGATAAACACTTGGAATCTTTGGGAATCGACAGCAAAATCCCACCTGTTTCGCTTTTGTCCGATAAATTCCCTAAAGAACTTGAAAAGCATTCAGGAAAAGCAAAAGCTTCTGAAATGGAACACGCAATCAGAAAACACATCAAAGTAAATCTGACCAAAGATCCTGAACTTTATACAAAATTCAACGAACGCCTAAAAGCAATCATTATCCACAAAATATA
Proteins encoded in this window:
- a CDS encoding type I restriction endonuclease subunit R, which codes for SAIARVNRTKGPKKTHGIVVDYFGVAQNLKEALAIYGDEDEKALKEFLEYFKDINKELPILESRYNRLIQLFEDKKIKQIKAFVNQEMEDEKEEFKVAEDCIELAEEVRFRAEFDTYLKSFFESLDLLFNVNQAKVYWIPAKRFGYLMMRIRNRYKDETLDLKWAGAKVRKLIDKHLESLGIDSKIPPVSLLSDKFPKELEKHSGKAKASEMEHAIRKHIKVNLTKDPELYTKFNERLKAIIIHKIYKPKICMKK